One part of the Parasphingorhabdus sp. SCSIO 66989 genome encodes these proteins:
- a CDS encoding DUF1499 domain-containing protein produces the protein MAIDADSEARETARHWSIWLARTSLVLGILTVGGALLGAIGAGERWWSLDVGMQALTGTFFLGLITLILALLILVYYRRKGGRIVLVTVLALILSGGYVGYIGYHIAKASSLPMIHDISTDLENPPQYVTLSLRQDNYADIPGRGDPEYAGLDAFERWQVMHREGYPDIETLRFDKPVAEVIEEAEEIAIANEWKVATADTENGRLEATDTVALLKFKDDVVVRAIPDASGEGSIVDIRSVSRFGLSDIGVNAKRIRTFSAQLKDRLGS, from the coding sequence ATGGCTATCGATGCGGATAGTGAAGCGCGTGAAACCGCGCGGCACTGGTCAATCTGGCTCGCGCGCACATCTTTGGTGCTGGGGATATTGACGGTTGGCGGAGCGCTATTGGGCGCTATTGGCGCGGGTGAGCGCTGGTGGAGCCTTGATGTTGGCATGCAGGCTTTGACCGGGACGTTCTTTCTTGGCCTGATTACCCTGATATTGGCGCTGCTGATTCTGGTCTATTATCGCCGCAAGGGTGGCCGGATCGTTCTGGTGACGGTCCTCGCACTTATCCTGTCTGGCGGGTATGTCGGTTATATCGGCTATCATATCGCCAAGGCGTCTTCGCTGCCGATGATCCATGATATCTCGACCGATCTGGAAAACCCGCCGCAATATGTGACCCTGAGCCTGAGGCAGGACAATTATGCCGATATTCCCGGGCGCGGTGATCCCGAATATGCCGGGCTGGACGCCTTTGAACGCTGGCAGGTGATGCATCGCGAAGGCTATCCCGATATTGAGACTTTGCGCTTTGATAAGCCTGTTGCTGAAGTGATTGAAGAAGCAGAGGAAATAGCGATTGCCAATGAATGGAAGGTGGCAACTGCCGATACCGAAAATGGTCGGCTAGAGGCCACCGACACGGTTGCCCTGCTCAAGTTCAAGGATGATGTGGTGGTGCGCGCGATACCCGATGCGAGCGGAGAGGGCAGCATTGTCGATATTCGTTCGGTGTCCCGCTTTGGCCTGAGCGATATTGGCGTTAATGCCAAGCGTATCCGCACCTTCTCGGCGCAACTTAAGGATAGGCTGGGTAGCTGA
- a CDS encoding site-specific DNA-methyltransferase: protein MALTRSEERINAKKRPAAKAKAKAPALPLNTILRGDCIEAMRGLPDASVDMVFADPPYNLQLGGDLTRPEGSVVDAVDNDWDKFDTFRAYDEFTRAWLTEARRVLKPDGSLWVIGSYHNIFRVGAVLQDLGYWILNDIVWRKANPMPNFRGTRFTNAHETMIWASHGEKSKYTFNYRAMKTLNDELQMRSDWVLPICGGSERLKRNGKKAHPTQKPEALLYRVLLASTNKGDVVLDPFFGTGTTGAVARRLGRDWIGCERDETYIEVAEQRISDALPLDESALKTMQSPRSAPRVAFGTLVSTGYVAPGTVLHDRKRRWAATVQADGSLVCEGKQGSIHKIGATMQDAPSCNGWTFWHIDDPEKGMQPIDTQRQTYILATEP, encoded by the coding sequence ATGGCTCTGACACGCTCGGAAGAGAGAATTAATGCAAAAAAGCGTCCGGCTGCAAAGGCAAAGGCAAAAGCGCCTGCGCTGCCGCTCAATACGATTTTGCGCGGCGATTGTATCGAGGCGATGCGCGGTCTGCCCGATGCGTCTGTCGATATGGTGTTCGCCGATCCGCCCTATAATCTGCAACTGGGTGGCGATCTTACCCGGCCCGAAGGCTCGGTTGTTGATGCGGTTGATAATGACTGGGACAAGTTTGACACCTTCCGCGCTTATGATGAGTTTACCCGTGCCTGGCTGACAGAGGCGCGCCGTGTACTCAAGCCTGATGGCTCGCTCTGGGTAATTGGCAGCTATCACAATATCTTTCGCGTCGGCGCAGTGCTGCAGGATCTGGGCTATTGGATCCTCAACGATATTGTCTGGCGCAAGGCCAATCCGATGCCCAATTTCCGCGGCACGCGTTTTACCAATGCGCATGAGACGATGATCTGGGCCTCGCATGGCGAGAAGTCGAAATACACTTTCAACTATCGCGCAATGAAGACACTGAATGACGAACTGCAGATGCGCTCTGACTGGGTGCTGCCGATTTGCGGCGGTTCCGAGCGGCTGAAGCGCAATGGCAAAAAGGCGCATCCGACACAGAAACCGGAAGCGTTGCTCTATCGCGTATTGCTGGCCTCGACCAATAAAGGTGATGTTGTGCTTGACCCGTTCTTTGGTACTGGCACCACCGGCGCCGTTGCGCGGCGTCTGGGGCGTGATTGGATCGGCTGTGAGCGCGATGAGACCTATATCGAGGTTGCCGAACAGCGTATATCCGACGCACTTCCGCTTGATGAATCCGCCCTCAAGACGATGCAATCTCCGCGCAGCGCGCCACGTGTCGCATTCGGAACATTGGTGAGCACCGGCTATGTCGCGCCGGGTACAGTTCTGCATGATCGCAAGCGCCGCTGGGCGGCGACGGTGCAGGCCGATGGGTCGCTGGTCTGTGAAGGCAAGCAGGGTTCGATTCACAAAATTGGCGCGACTATGCAGGATGCGCCGAGCTGCAATGGCTGGACTTTCTGGCATATTGATGACCCGGAAAAGGGCATGCAGCCTATCGATACCCAGCGCCAGACCTATATTCTCGCGACCGAACCCTGA
- a CDS encoding GNAT family N-acetyltransferase, which yields MTALYPLAQVPPELVEALLDRVFGEDRHNRTAYRVRAGSAQLDALSFAALDDNDYLVGSIQCWPVKLSADNGDEFPMIMVGPVAVDPEHQNIGIGRALMTAMMEAMSANAPLPLVMIGDPEYYGRHFAFSAKRTQQWQLPGPFERERLLIKTIKGLKLPEAATLGPWLHPAKT from the coding sequence ATGACTGCGCTTTATCCCCTTGCCCAGGTGCCGCCGGAATTGGTCGAGGCGCTCCTTGATCGCGTGTTCGGCGAGGACCGTCACAACCGCACAGCATATAGAGTGCGTGCCGGTTCTGCGCAGCTTGATGCCCTCTCCTTCGCCGCACTCGATGATAATGATTATCTTGTTGGGTCCATCCAATGCTGGCCGGTTAAGCTGAGCGCGGACAATGGCGATGAATTTCCGATGATCATGGTCGGCCCGGTTGCGGTTGATCCGGAACATCAGAATATCGGTATTGGCCGCGCGCTGATGACCGCGATGATGGAAGCCATGTCCGCCAATGCTCCGCTCCCCTTGGTGATGATCGGTGACCCGGAATATTATGGCCGCCACTTCGCCTTCAGCGCCAAGCGAACACAGCAATGGCAATTACCCGGCCCATTTGAGCGCGAACGGCTTCTGATCAAGACGATCAAAGGCCTGAAACTGCCCGAAGCGGCAACGCTTGGCCCGTGGTTACACCCTGCAAAAACTTAG
- a CDS encoding DUF1285 domain-containing protein yields the protein MPYTPPPNIQSLDLKALSQLVSDQSRPPVEKWQPEAESDSYMRIDRNGRWYHRGDEIKRPAMVRLFSTILRREEDGRFALVTPYEKQHIAVEDAPFLAVELSAQHNDGSYSLTFRLNTDELVIAGKDNPLRMEGPDNDPRFYLTVRPGLEALLSRTAHYDLVNLLLDQSENAPDYRLDYGGAELELHLADTEDAA from the coding sequence ATGCCCTATACGCCTCCTCCGAATATCCAATCGCTCGACTTGAAAGCCTTGTCTCAGCTGGTTTCCGACCAAAGCCGCCCGCCGGTGGAGAAATGGCAACCCGAAGCCGAGAGCGACAGCTATATGCGGATTGACCGCAATGGCCGCTGGTATCATCGTGGAGATGAGATCAAACGTCCGGCCATGGTGCGGCTTTTCTCTACCATATTGCGCCGCGAAGAAGATGGTCGTTTCGCGCTGGTCACGCCTTACGAGAAGCAGCATATTGCAGTTGAAGACGCACCTTTTCTGGCCGTTGAGCTATCGGCGCAGCACAATGATGGAAGCTATTCGCTGACATTCCGGCTCAACACCGACGAGCTGGTGATCGCCGGCAAAGACAATCCGCTGCGCATGGAAGGGCCGGATAATGATCCGCGCTTCTATCTGACTGTCCGGCCCGGTCTCGAAGCGCTGCTATCGCGCACCGCCCATTATGATCTGGTCAATCTGCTGCTCGATCAAAGCGAGAATGCACCCGATTATCGCCTCGACTATGGCGGCGCGGAGCTGGAACTGCACCTTGCCGATACGGAAGACGCCGCCTGA
- a CDS encoding MFS transporter → MLSEGDKTRAKRFVMFTVFVYALGFGIIIPVLPSFIMMLEDIDLARATFLGGLIASSYALFQFLMGPLIGNLSDRFGRRPVFMLSLIGFAIDYLLMGFAPNVIWLFVGRSIAGGLGAIFGPANSAMADMLSEDERAKGFGLIGAAFGIGFVLGPAIGGLIANYDPRLPFFLAAGLAGVAFVYGFFAFPETLPESKRRPFDLKRANPVGALRALGKVPAIHRLAAVYLLWLTATNIYPATWSYFARAQYGWDNAFVGYSLAIVGISMAMFQTLVIGRSVKRFGERRTALIAISCAIIGFTFNMLNPIGWATLLVCFLIGVQAMALPSINAMMSRRVSESMQGELQGFNGSLSALAALIAPLLYNSVLTYAIAPESSIYFPGAPFAIAIAIAALTLVIIASVETRAQPGVARQSI, encoded by the coding sequence ATGCTCAGCGAAGGAGACAAAACCCGCGCCAAACGCTTTGTTATGTTTACGGTTTTTGTCTACGCGCTGGGATTTGGTATCATCATTCCTGTGTTGCCCAGCTTTATAATGATGCTGGAAGATATTGATCTGGCTCGTGCAACTTTTCTTGGCGGGCTGATTGCATCATCCTATGCCCTGTTCCAGTTCCTGATGGGGCCGCTGATCGGCAATCTCAGCGATCGTTTTGGCCGCCGCCCGGTGTTCATGCTTTCGCTTATCGGCTTTGCGATTGATTATCTGCTGATGGGTTTTGCGCCAAATGTGATCTGGCTTTTTGTCGGCCGTTCCATTGCCGGCGGTCTGGGCGCGATATTCGGGCCGGCAAACAGCGCCATGGCGGATATGCTAAGCGAAGATGAGCGCGCGAAAGGTTTTGGCCTGATTGGTGCAGCCTTTGGCATCGGTTTCGTACTGGGGCCGGCGATTGGCGGCCTGATCGCCAATTATGACCCTCGCCTGCCCTTCTTCCTCGCAGCCGGATTAGCAGGCGTCGCCTTTGTCTATGGTTTCTTCGCCTTTCCCGAGACACTCCCCGAGAGCAAACGCCGCCCTTTCGATCTCAAACGTGCCAATCCGGTTGGTGCCCTGAGAGCACTCGGCAAAGTCCCCGCCATTCATCGCCTCGCAGCGGTCTATCTGCTGTGGTTGACCGCCACCAATATCTACCCTGCGACCTGGAGCTATTTTGCCCGGGCGCAATATGGCTGGGATAACGCCTTTGTCGGCTATTCGCTGGCGATTGTCGGTATCTCCATGGCGATGTTCCAGACGCTGGTTATCGGCCGTTCGGTCAAGCGCTTTGGCGAACGACGCACCGCGCTGATTGCCATTTCCTGCGCGATTATTGGCTTTACCTTCAATATGCTCAATCCCATTGGCTGGGCGACATTGCTGGTCTGTTTCCTGATCGGGGTACAGGCTATGGCCCTGCCCTCTATCAACGCGATGATGTCGCGGCGGGTTTCCGAATCCATGCAGGGCGAGCTGCAGGGCTTTAACGGCAGCCTGTCGGCGCTCGCGGCGCTGATTGCGCCCCTGCTCTATAACTCGGTTTTGACCTACGCCATCGCGCCAGAGAGCAGCATCTACTTCCCCGGCGCGCCTTTTGCTATCGCAATTGCCATTGCCGCTTTAACGCTTGTCATCATTGCCTCGGTCGAAACTCGCGCCCAGCCGGGTGTTGCTCGACAAAGCATCTGA
- a CDS encoding extensin family protein → MAVLLLMLLLAAIFLRERFKQYPQDFPWTDFSLADQVGLFTPAKLAKLGAAKELCFAELDGVGISYTPMETKGEGPCLVSDAVRPDVSEALAIRYTPDGVAPSCPMVSGLVLWEEHVVQQAAAKHFGADVYVIAITHIGSYNCRRINGANSDKWSQHSTADALDIAGFTLSNGVAVSVLEDWDGEADKAAFLRDVRDGACDIFTTTLSPDYNAAHANHFHLDLADRGMFMPSLCR, encoded by the coding sequence GTGGCTGTGCTGCTTTTGATGCTGCTGCTTGCGGCCATTTTTCTACGCGAACGGTTTAAGCAGTACCCTCAGGATTTCCCCTGGACCGATTTTTCCTTGGCTGATCAGGTAGGTCTCTTCACTCCCGCCAAGCTTGCGAAGCTCGGCGCGGCGAAGGAACTGTGTTTTGCGGAGCTCGATGGGGTCGGCATAAGCTACACGCCGATGGAGACAAAGGGAGAGGGACCTTGTCTCGTCTCTGATGCTGTCCGCCCGGACGTTTCTGAGGCCCTTGCCATTCGCTACACCCCTGATGGCGTTGCGCCGTCCTGTCCGATGGTTTCAGGGTTAGTGTTATGGGAAGAGCATGTCGTGCAGCAGGCGGCGGCGAAGCATTTTGGTGCCGATGTGTACGTCATCGCCATAACCCATATTGGCAGCTATAATTGCCGCCGCATCAATGGAGCAAACTCAGATAAATGGAGCCAGCACTCCACTGCTGACGCGCTTGATATTGCTGGATTTACCCTTAGTAATGGCGTGGCTGTAAGTGTCTTGGAAGATTGGGATGGCGAGGCGGATAAAGCGGCATTTTTGCGTGATGTGCGCGATGGTGCTTGCGATATCTTCACCACAACATTGTCGCCCGACTATAACGCGGCTCATGCTAACCATTTTCACCTCGATTTGGCTGATCGCGGGATGTTCATGCCCAGCCTGTGTCGTTAA
- a CDS encoding PQQ-dependent sugar dehydrogenase, which translates to MPRLTLSIALPLALIACNSSSDAQAENSAENSEPKYVTGGASEEWPFLAEEVAMFNEPWAMTFMDDGTMLVTEKPGKLYLVTKSGEKSEVAGVPEVDYGGQGGLGDIVLAPDFAESSMIYLSWVESGGDDTRGAVVGRAKLAMPEKGSDSAPRLEDMEIIWKQFPKVTGRGHYSHRIAFCPDGDHLFIGSGERQKFDPSQDMQANLGKIVRLYPDGRVPEDNPFFDQGGVTAQIWSLGHRNILGLAFDAEGRLWNQEMGPRHGDELNLVQRGKNYGYPIVSNGDHYSGEEIPDHDTRPEFEAPVTYWVPAISPAGLGFYDGDMFPEWKGSAFIGGLSSEALVRVSFDGTKAEEAERFEMGARIREAEQGPDGHLWVLEDERRGSGGRLLRLSPKP; encoded by the coding sequence ATGCCTCGCCTTACCCTCTCCATCGCCCTTCCGCTTGCCCTGATCGCCTGCAATTCCAGCAGCGACGCCCAAGCGGAAAACAGTGCAGAAAACAGCGAGCCCAAATATGTTACCGGCGGGGCATCGGAAGAATGGCCTTTTCTCGCTGAGGAAGTTGCCATGTTCAACGAGCCTTGGGCCATGACCTTTATGGATGATGGCACTATGCTCGTCACCGAAAAGCCGGGCAAACTCTATCTCGTCACTAAGAGCGGTGAAAAAAGTGAAGTCGCTGGCGTTCCAGAAGTCGATTATGGCGGTCAGGGTGGCTTGGGCGATATCGTGCTGGCACCCGATTTTGCCGAAAGCAGCATGATCTATCTCAGTTGGGTTGAAAGCGGCGGCGACGATACCCGTGGCGCAGTGGTCGGGCGCGCAAAGCTGGCCATGCCCGAAAAGGGCAGCGACAGCGCACCGCGACTGGAAGACATGGAAATCATCTGGAAGCAATTCCCCAAAGTGACCGGGCGTGGCCATTATTCGCATCGCATCGCCTTTTGCCCCGATGGTGACCATTTGTTTATCGGCTCGGGCGAACGGCAGAAATTTGATCCGTCGCAGGATATGCAGGCCAATCTCGGCAAGATTGTCCGCCTCTACCCCGATGGCCGCGTGCCGGAGGATAACCCGTTTTTTGATCAGGGCGGCGTGACCGCACAAATCTGGTCGCTGGGCCATCGCAATATTCTCGGCCTCGCCTTTGATGCTGAGGGGCGGCTGTGGAACCAGGAAATGGGCCCGCGTCATGGCGATGAACTCAACTTGGTGCAGCGCGGCAAGAATTACGGTTATCCCATCGTTTCCAATGGCGATCATTATAGCGGTGAGGAAATCCCTGACCATGATACGCGGCCCGAATTTGAAGCACCGGTGACCTATTGGGTCCCCGCTATCTCACCGGCAGGTTTGGGTTTTTATGATGGCGATATGTTCCCGGAGTGGAAAGGCAGCGCCTTTATCGGCGGACTGTCGAGCGAGGCGCTAGTGCGTGTCAGTTTTGACGGCACGAAAGCCGAGGAGGCCGAACGCTTCGAAATGGGAGCACGTATCCGCGAGGCTGAACAGGGACCGGATGGCCATTTATGGGTGCTTGAGGATGAGCGCCGTGGATCGGGCGGTCGGTTGCTAAGGCTTAGTCCGAAGCCTTAA
- a CDS encoding ribonuclease HII: MQDIPIICGVDEAGRGPLAGPVVAAAVILPENHGITGLADSKKLTAKRRAELESQIRAHCAFGIGVVQAEEIDRINILQATMQAMIRAVDAINAGFNRVHVDGNRLPIWHYEAEAIIGGDASDPAISAASIIAKEHRDRLMAELAGEADLYGWRHNKGYGTKEHMIALEKYGATAQHRRSFAPVARVLAS; encoded by the coding sequence ATGCAAGACATACCGATCATATGCGGCGTGGATGAAGCCGGGCGCGGGCCATTGGCCGGGCCGGTAGTAGCGGCAGCGGTCATACTACCTGAAAATCACGGTATTACCGGTCTGGCGGACAGCAAGAAACTCACAGCCAAGCGACGAGCGGAGCTGGAATCACAGATAAGGGCGCATTGCGCATTCGGTATCGGTGTTGTCCAGGCTGAAGAGATTGACCGCATCAACATATTGCAGGCGACAATGCAGGCGATGATTCGTGCTGTGGATGCAATCAACGCGGGCTTTAATCGTGTGCATGTCGATGGCAATCGTCTGCCCATATGGCACTATGAGGCCGAAGCGATTATTGGCGGCGATGCCAGCGACCCGGCCATCTCCGCCGCTTCGATCATCGCCAAGGAGCATCGCGACCGGTTAATGGCCGAACTGGCGGGCGAAGCTGATCTCTATGGCTGGCGACACAATAAGGGCTATGGCACCAAAGAGCATATGATCGCGTTGGAGAAATATGGTGCTACGGCCCAGCACAGGCGCAGTTTTGCTCCCGTTGCACGCGTTCTCGCGTCTTGA